From a single Phycisphaeraceae bacterium genomic region:
- the pyk gene encoding pyruvate kinase → MKDLSAAALFDRPSLTKIIATLGPATDEPGVLERLIASGVSVVRLNFSHGTLDEHKRRLDLARGASAKLGQPVAVLGDLGGPKIRVSSVEGEIIEVQSGQDVVFRTPVAPAPPGSPPTPAPGPVEADVPVISCSYAPLTREVAPGQRVLLGDGQIRMLAVDRRSGVLRCRVTVGGTIKRGMGVNLPDSDISAPAITARDRECVEWAVAQGLDFLALSFVRSADDVAQLKMLLRTAAARIAKPAGGDSAVANQPIPVIAKIEKPQAVESIDEILSVADGIMVARGDLGVELDLAQVPVVQKRLIAMAREHGKPCVVATQMLESMIDKATPTRAEASDVANAIFDGAGAVMLSGETAVGKHPALVVETMRRIALAAEEEIHHGPQMAAPPARLRAIYDAEAALAHGAWHMANDTNAAMVAVWSQTGEMARSLAQNKFRVLIAAYSSDEAAVRRMALLRGVIPVMCLTLPAHRTEFAAMVDRMALEKGWTQPGQRMVLLAGMPFGKSGVVNTVALRTAGELAGLDVLRPGADEHEAYDEADQQGTLHATPEQTQRLQKARV, encoded by the coding sequence ATGAAGGACCTGTCCGCCGCCGCTCTTTTCGATCGCCCCTCGCTCACGAAGATCATCGCGACGCTCGGCCCCGCCACCGACGAGCCGGGGGTTCTCGAGCGTCTGATCGCGTCGGGCGTGAGCGTGGTGCGTCTGAACTTCTCGCACGGCACGCTGGACGAGCACAAGCGCCGCCTCGACCTGGCCCGCGGCGCCAGCGCGAAGCTCGGGCAGCCCGTCGCGGTGCTTGGCGACCTCGGGGGCCCCAAGATCCGCGTCTCGTCCGTCGAGGGCGAGATCATCGAGGTCCAGTCCGGGCAGGACGTCGTCTTTCGCACCCCGGTCGCCCCGGCGCCTCCCGGCTCGCCCCCGACGCCGGCCCCCGGCCCGGTCGAGGCCGATGTCCCGGTCATCAGCTGTTCCTACGCCCCCCTGACGCGCGAGGTCGCGCCCGGGCAGCGGGTCCTGCTGGGCGACGGGCAGATCCGCATGCTGGCCGTCGACCGTCGCAGCGGCGTGCTGCGCTGCCGCGTCACCGTGGGCGGGACCATCAAGCGGGGCATGGGCGTGAACCTGCCCGACAGCGACATCTCGGCCCCGGCGATCACGGCGCGTGACCGCGAGTGCGTCGAGTGGGCGGTCGCGCAGGGGCTGGACTTCCTCGCGCTGTCGTTCGTGCGCAGCGCCGACGACGTCGCGCAGCTGAAGATGCTGCTGCGCACCGCCGCCGCCCGCATCGCCAAGCCCGCCGGCGGCGACAGCGCCGTCGCGAACCAGCCCATTCCCGTCATCGCCAAGATCGAGAAGCCCCAGGCGGTCGAGTCCATCGACGAGATCCTCAGCGTCGCCGACGGGATCATGGTCGCGCGCGGCGACCTGGGCGTCGAGCTCGACCTCGCGCAGGTGCCGGTGGTGCAGAAGCGTCTGATCGCGATGGCGCGCGAGCACGGCAAGCCCTGCGTCGTCGCGACGCAGATGCTCGAATCGATGATCGACAAGGCCACCCCCACGCGCGCCGAGGCGAGCGATGTCGCCAACGCGATCTTCGACGGCGCCGGCGCGGTGATGCTCTCGGGCGAGACCGCCGTCGGCAAGCACCCGGCGCTGGTCGTCGAGACGATGCGCCGCATCGCGCTGGCCGCCGAGGAAGAGATCCACCACGGTCCCCAGATGGCCGCCCCCCCGGCGCGTCTGCGCGCGATCTACGACGCCGAGGCGGCGCTCGCGCACGGCGCCTGGCACATGGCCAACGACACCAACGCCGCGATGGTCGCGGTCTGGTCGCAGACCGGCGAGATGGCCCGCTCGCTCGCGCAGAACAAGTTCCGGGTGCTGATCGCCGCGTACTCGTCCGACGAGGCCGCGGTCCGGCGCATGGCGCTTCTGCGAGGCGTGATCCCCGTCATGTGTCTCACGCTGCCGGCGCACCGCACCGAATTCGCGGCGATGGTCGATCGCATGGCCCTCGAGAAGGGCTGGACGCAGCCGGGCCAGCGCATGGTCCTCCTCGCCGGCATGCCCTTCGGCAAGTCGG
- a CDS encoding UDPGP type 1 family protein encodes MSATAQTDAAVPSLADLRAALERVGQGHLLRFHEELPPDRQRALRTQIASLPLSEVPALVEGYVLSKPAFASPAELTPAPFYPDDRDKPVSLWGRDRYRALGEEMIRAGKVAAFTVAGGQGTRLGFDGPKGCYPAGAVTRKPLFQMLAESILASEERFGAHIPWAIMTSPLNHEATVAFFKEHRHFGLDPSRVVFFPQGVLPSFDMRTGMILLSARDEVATNPDGHGGALRALRQSGTLEALQSRGVEHLCYTQIDNPLVRVVDPVFLGLHAHAPDSSGEMSSKMVTKANAGEKVGVFCQSAGRTMIIEYSDMPESLSHATDRDGSLMFRAGNIAVHALSLAFVDRLTKGGSAEALPYHRAEKKVPFVDLDSGDRVEPASPNAVKLEMFAFDAIPMCAKSLVLETQRVEEFAPIKNASGVDSPESCAQIQTERAARWLEAAGVKVPRRPDGAPDCTLEVSARTAMDAQELAKAKNLPKSIERGETLAL; translated from the coding sequence ATGAGCGCCACCGCCCAGACCGACGCCGCCGTTCCGTCCCTCGCCGACCTGCGTGCCGCGCTGGAGCGCGTGGGGCAGGGGCACCTGCTGCGGTTCCACGAGGAACTGCCGCCCGATCGCCAGAGGGCGTTGCGCACGCAGATCGCGTCGCTGCCGCTGTCGGAAGTCCCGGCGCTGGTCGAGGGGTATGTGCTGTCCAAGCCCGCCTTCGCCTCGCCCGCGGAGCTGACGCCCGCGCCCTTCTACCCCGACGATCGCGACAAGCCGGTCTCGCTGTGGGGGCGCGACCGCTATCGCGCCCTCGGTGAAGAGATGATCCGCGCCGGCAAGGTCGCGGCGTTCACCGTCGCCGGTGGTCAGGGCACGCGCCTGGGCTTCGACGGGCCCAAGGGCTGCTACCCGGCTGGCGCCGTCACGCGCAAGCCCCTGTTCCAGATGCTGGCCGAATCGATCCTCGCGAGCGAGGAGCGCTTCGGCGCCCACATCCCCTGGGCGATCATGACCAGCCCGCTCAACCACGAGGCGACGGTCGCGTTCTTCAAGGAGCACAGGCACTTCGGGCTCGACCCGTCGCGCGTCGTGTTCTTCCCCCAGGGCGTGCTGCCCTCGTTCGACATGCGCACCGGGATGATCCTGCTGAGCGCCAGGGACGAGGTCGCCACCAACCCCGACGGCCACGGCGGCGCGCTCCGCGCGCTGCGCCAGTCGGGCACGCTCGAAGCCCTGCAATCCCGCGGCGTCGAGCACCTCTGCTACACCCAGATCGACAACCCACTCGTGCGCGTCGTCGACCCGGTGTTCCTGGGGCTCCACGCCCACGCGCCCGATTCCTCGGGCGAGATGTCGTCGAAGATGGTCACCAAGGCCAACGCTGGCGAGAAGGTCGGCGTGTTCTGCCAGTCCGCCGGGCGCACGATGATCATCGAGTATTCCGACATGCCCGAGTCGCTCTCGCACGCGACCGACCGCGACGGCTCGCTCATGTTCCGCGCCGGCAACATCGCGGTGCACGCGCTCTCGCTCGCGTTCGTGGACCGCCTGACGAAGGGGGGAAGCGCCGAGGCGCTGCCCTACCACCGCGCCGAGAAGAAGGTCCCCTTCGTCGATCTCGACAGCGGCGATCGCGTCGAGCCGGCGTCGCCCAACGCGGTGAAACTCGAGATGTTCGCGTTCGACGCGATCCCGATGTGCGCGAAGTCGCTCGTGCTCGAGACCCAGCGCGTCGAGGAGTTCGCGCCCATCAAGAACGCCAGCGGCGTCGACAGCCCGGAGTCGTGCGCGCAGATCCAGACCGAGCGCGCGGCGCGCTGGCTCGAGGCGGCGGGCGTGAAGGTCCCCCGTCGCCCCGACGGCGCGCCCGACTGCACGCTGGAAGTTTCGGCGCGCACCGCGATGGACGCGCAGGAACTCGCGAAGGCGAAGAACCTGCCGAAATCAATCGAGCGCGGCGAGACCCTCGCGCTCTGA
- a CDS encoding SDR family oxidoreductase: protein MHSQSKASEGRGRPVAVVTGAGSGIGLATALGLASEGFDLALVGRRIGPLQECAATIASAFPDAAAVVRASDVGDPDAAAPLIGEVSARFGRLDALINNAGHAPLLPIADTTPGVLRDAFAINAIGPGALIAAAWPRFVENGRGVIVNVSTMGTLDPFPGFFAYAAAKASVNLFARSIAKEGAAHNIRGFAVAPGAVETPMLRGLFGTDILPIEKCLRAEDVARVIVECVLGKRDAENGATIFLPSPG, encoded by the coding sequence ATGCATTCCCAGAGCAAGGCCAGTGAGGGGCGAGGACGCCCGGTCGCCGTCGTCACGGGCGCCGGGTCGGGCATCGGGCTGGCGACGGCCCTCGGGCTGGCTTCGGAGGGATTCGACCTGGCGCTGGTGGGGCGCAGGATCGGCCCGCTCCAGGAATGCGCCGCGACGATCGCGTCGGCCTTCCCCGACGCCGCGGCCGTGGTCAGGGCTTCGGATGTGGGCGACCCAGACGCCGCCGCCCCCCTGATCGGCGAGGTCTCCGCCCGGTTCGGCCGGCTCGATGCGCTCATCAACAACGCCGGGCACGCGCCGCTGCTGCCCATCGCGGACACCACCCCGGGCGTCCTGCGCGACGCGTTCGCGATCAACGCCATCGGCCCCGGCGCGCTGATCGCGGCGGCGTGGCCCCGCTTCGTCGAGAACGGCCGGGGCGTGATCGTGAATGTTTCGACTATGGGCACGCTCGACCCCTTCCCGGGCTTCTTCGCGTACGCGGCGGCCAAGGCGTCGGTGAACCTCTTCGCCCGTTCGATCGCCAAGGAGGGCGCCGCCCACAACATCCGGGGCTTCGCCGTCGCCCCGGGCGCCGTCGAAACCCCCATGCTGCGCGGGCTCTTCGGGACCGACATTCTCCCGATCGAGAAGTGCCTGCGCGCCGAAGACGTCGCGCGCGTGATCGTCGAATGCGTGCTCGGCAAACGCGACGCCGAGAACGGCGCCACGATCTTCCTGCCCAGCCCGGGGTGA
- a CDS encoding DUF2238 domain-containing protein, with protein MVRFLRDHPILSAFSALYIAVFAALSIVKGNAEFVMYTVVVVLAAALVVFLDRKVARIPTWILWCLSAWGILHMLGGNLPLRGPGGEDIVLYSLWLIPFNAESGYLKYDQLLHAFGFFTSTCVCAVMLTPMLREERRRSAWPFVLCALAGMGLGALNEVVEFAAVLSLPDTNVGGYINTGWDLVSNAVGAAIGAAVMWWLARRGSPGYARA; from the coding sequence ATGGTCCGATTCCTCCGCGATCACCCGATCCTCTCCGCGTTCAGCGCGCTGTACATCGCCGTCTTCGCGGCGCTCTCGATCGTCAAGGGCAACGCGGAGTTCGTGATGTACACCGTCGTCGTCGTCCTGGCGGCGGCGCTGGTGGTTTTCCTCGACCGGAAGGTCGCGCGCATCCCGACCTGGATCCTGTGGTGCCTCAGCGCGTGGGGAATCCTGCACATGCTGGGGGGCAACCTGCCGCTGCGCGGGCCCGGGGGCGAGGACATCGTGCTCTATTCGCTGTGGCTGATCCCCTTCAACGCCGAGAGCGGGTACCTGAAGTACGACCAGCTCCTGCACGCCTTCGGGTTCTTCACCTCGACCTGCGTGTGCGCCGTGATGCTCACCCCGATGCTGCGCGAGGAGCGCCGGCGCTCGGCGTGGCCGTTCGTGCTCTGCGCCCTCGCGGGCATGGGTCTGGGCGCGCTGAACGAGGTGGTGGAGTTCGCCGCCGTCCTTTCGCTGCCCGACACGAATGTCGGGGGCTACATCAACACCGGGTGGGACCTGGTGAGCAACGCGGTGGGCGCGGCGATCGGGGCGGCGGTGATGTGGTGGCTGGCGAGGCGCGGATCCCCCGGGTACGCACGCGCCTGA
- a CDS encoding SUMF1/EgtB/PvdO family nonheme iron enzyme, with the protein MRIREVIAPSAAAVVCAGTLASHPITTIHGHEFVTVGAPGNAAISVPQSNGFGPMIDIGRVEHSFRITRHEVTVRQWLGFLDAYRPHLAPSDYNDPQFSGYAAQYAGVGADGLPQYQVHAPQFANYPVTPSWTYVARFMNWMHNGAKPIHEATYDDFHTGAYNMNDFGSTTPVVRQEGARFFIPNFDEWTKAVYYDPDRYGEGQPGYWLYPHQSDDAPIPGPPPPDGNGQTSGGNYAWGGTPPPPVGAYGIETPWGLLDASGSQQEWTETYAMDHPSWNTPLNVRPVVGSYATINGNSSGRYDELGYFLGQSASGSLHGFRIATVIPAPSAGAVFVSAMAFAARRRR; encoded by the coding sequence ATGCGTATCCGTGAAGTCATCGCGCCCTCCGCCGCGGCGGTGGTGTGCGCAGGCACGCTCGCGTCTCACCCCATCACCACGATCCACGGCCACGAGTTCGTTACGGTGGGTGCGCCGGGCAACGCGGCGATCTCCGTCCCTCAGAGCAACGGCTTCGGACCGATGATCGACATCGGCCGCGTCGAGCACTCGTTTCGAATCACACGGCACGAGGTCACCGTGCGTCAGTGGCTAGGTTTCTTGGACGCGTACAGACCTCATCTGGCCCCATCCGACTACAACGATCCGCAGTTCAGCGGCTATGCAGCGCAGTACGCTGGTGTCGGTGCGGATGGACTGCCGCAGTATCAGGTTCACGCGCCGCAGTTCGCGAACTATCCCGTCACGCCCTCGTGGACCTATGTCGCCCGCTTCATGAACTGGATGCACAACGGCGCCAAGCCCATCCACGAGGCGACTTACGACGACTTCCACACCGGCGCGTACAACATGAACGACTTCGGTTCGACAACGCCGGTGGTCCGTCAGGAGGGGGCGCGCTTCTTCATCCCCAACTTCGACGAGTGGACCAAGGCCGTCTACTACGACCCCGACCGCTACGGCGAGGGGCAGCCGGGGTACTGGCTCTACCCCCACCAGAGCGACGACGCGCCGATCCCCGGTCCGCCGCCCCCGGACGGCAACGGTCAAACCAGCGGGGGGAACTACGCGTGGGGCGGGACCCCGCCGCCTCCCGTGGGCGCGTACGGGATCGAGACGCCTTGGGGCCTGCTCGACGCGTCGGGTAGCCAGCAGGAATGGACAGAGACCTACGCGATGGACCACCCGAGCTGGAACACGCCCCTGAATGTGCGGCCTGTGGTGGGCAGTTACGCGACGATCAACGGCAACAGCAGCGGTCGGTACGACGAACTCGGCTACTTCCTGGGTCAGTCGGCTTCGGGCAGTCTGCACGGCTTTCGCATCGCGACCGTCATCCCGGCCCCGTCGGCTGGCGCGGTGTTCGTAAGCGCAATGGCGTTCGCGGCGCGAAGGAGGCGCTGA
- a CDS encoding SUMF1/EgtB/PvdO family nonheme iron enzyme: MCIRQSQLVMCAGVSLALLFTGPALAQGSGGVHNNQHLRFTQQHGLTFSEIGDPGNPGFLFDPPGPSPERVIGSVDYRYGITTREVTHAEYLVFLNAFAPHIDATGVSPNSSQASTKGISFVGRDGNGVPSFLLPAANANKPAEMGWRFAARFANWMHHGAPTGSDVPAWVFETGAYNTSTFITNPDGSRNDQASRSVDARFWIPTQDEWNKAAFWDPNHSGDDEGGYWMYPNASDERLTPGFPDEGGQTNFGMDQQTLPGLPEEVGSYPNEQSPWGLVDLSGGVQEWTESLLAGAEVNRYRHVAGTEMHRTETLLLYGDHIGWNINQFSWPESPIAGFRLAMAIPSPGAFLWLTFLSGPLMKRKRRLSLRTG; the protein is encoded by the coding sequence ATGTGTATTCGCCAGTCCCAACTCGTCATGTGTGCCGGCGTCAGTCTGGCGCTGCTGTTCACGGGCCCCGCACTCGCGCAGGGCTCCGGAGGCGTCCACAACAACCAGCACCTGCGCTTCACGCAGCAGCACGGCCTCACCTTCAGCGAGATCGGCGATCCGGGGAACCCGGGGTTCTTGTTCGACCCGCCCGGCCCTTCGCCGGAGCGAGTCATCGGCAGCGTTGATTATCGCTACGGCATCACGACGCGCGAAGTCACGCACGCCGAGTACCTCGTCTTTCTGAACGCTTTCGCGCCACACATCGACGCGACAGGGGTCTCGCCCAACTCGTCGCAAGCTTCTACAAAGGGGATCTCTTTCGTTGGTCGGGATGGGAACGGTGTGCCAAGCTTCCTGCTCCCCGCGGCGAACGCGAACAAACCTGCGGAGATGGGATGGCGTTTCGCGGCGCGTTTTGCTAACTGGATGCATCACGGCGCCCCCACTGGCTCCGATGTCCCGGCGTGGGTCTTCGAGACCGGCGCGTACAACACATCGACCTTCATTACCAACCCCGATGGCTCGCGCAACGATCAGGCGTCTCGCAGCGTCGACGCGCGGTTCTGGATCCCCACGCAGGACGAGTGGAACAAGGCCGCATTCTGGGATCCGAACCACTCCGGAGATGACGAAGGCGGGTACTGGATGTACCCCAATGCCAGCGATGAGCGCCTTACCCCCGGCTTCCCCGACGAGGGAGGCCAGACGAACTTCGGCATGGACCAGCAGACACTGCCAGGCTTGCCAGAGGAGGTCGGCAGTTATCCCAATGAACAGAGCCCGTGGGGGCTCGTCGATCTCTCCGGTGGGGTGCAAGAGTGGACGGAGTCGCTCCTAGCCGGCGCGGAAGTCAATCGCTATCGCCATGTCGCCGGGACGGAGATGCACCGCACCGAGACGCTGCTGCTGTACGGCGATCACATCGGATGGAATATCAATCAGTTCAGTTGGCCAGAGTCGCCGATCGCCGGCTTTCGACTCGCCATGGCAATCCCGAGCCCGGGGGCGTTCCTCTGGCTTACATTCTTGTCTGGGCCCCTCATGAAAAGAAAACGAAGGTTAAGTCTGCGCACCGGCTAA
- the eno gene encoding phosphopyruvate hydratase produces the protein MLFSIESVHARQVLDSRGNPTVEVDVVLESGASGRAAVPSGASTGEHEAVEIRDGEKGVYAGKGVTRAAMNVVEKIAPELLGMDAREQEQIDRLMLELDGSPNKKHLGANAILGVSLAVAKAAAQESGLSLYRYIGGSGARTLPVPMFNVLNGGKHADNTVDFQEFMVQPWGFDTFAEGLRAGVEIYHALKKVLHEKGLSTSVGDEGGFAPNLKDNEDALRLLEEATKKAGYKWGEQIFVALDPATSELWNEGAARGKEGYCFFKSAPDRVVSSDEMIDYWAKWCENYPIRSLEDGLAENDWEGWAKLTKRLGDKVQLVGDDLLVTNASFVRKALAQKAANAVLVKVNQIGTLSETLETVNLAQRNSWGAVMSHRSGETEDSTIADIAVATNCGQIKTGAPCRSDRNAKYNQLIRIAEELGDAGVYGSWVWNRG, from the coding sequence ATGCTGTTCTCCATCGAATCGGTGCACGCGCGACAGGTCCTCGACAGCCGGGGCAACCCGACGGTCGAGGTGGATGTGGTTCTGGAGAGCGGCGCCAGCGGGCGCGCCGCCGTCCCCTCCGGGGCGAGCACCGGCGAGCACGAGGCGGTCGAGATCCGCGACGGCGAGAAGGGCGTCTACGCCGGCAAGGGCGTGACGCGTGCGGCGATGAATGTCGTCGAGAAGATCGCGCCCGAACTCCTCGGCATGGACGCGCGCGAGCAGGAGCAGATCGACCGGCTGATGCTGGAACTGGACGGCTCGCCGAACAAGAAGCACCTGGGCGCCAACGCGATCCTGGGCGTGTCGCTGGCGGTGGCCAAGGCCGCGGCCCAGGAGAGCGGGCTGTCGCTGTACCGCTACATCGGGGGCAGCGGCGCGCGCACGCTGCCGGTGCCCATGTTCAATGTGCTCAACGGGGGCAAGCACGCCGACAACACGGTGGACTTCCAGGAGTTCATGGTGCAGCCCTGGGGCTTCGATACTTTCGCCGAGGGCCTGCGCGCCGGCGTCGAGATCTATCACGCGCTCAAGAAGGTGCTGCACGAGAAGGGGCTGAGCACCTCGGTGGGCGACGAGGGCGGCTTCGCGCCGAACCTCAAGGACAACGAGGACGCGCTGCGCCTGCTGGAAGAGGCGACGAAGAAGGCCGGTTACAAGTGGGGCGAGCAGATCTTCGTCGCGCTGGACCCGGCGACGAGCGAACTGTGGAACGAGGGCGCCGCCCGCGGCAAGGAGGGCTATTGCTTCTTCAAGAGCGCGCCCGACCGCGTCGTCAGCAGCGACGAGATGATCGACTACTGGGCGAAGTGGTGCGAGAACTACCCGATCCGTTCGCTCGAGGACGGGCTGGCGGAGAACGACTGGGAGGGGTGGGCGAAACTCACGAAGCGCCTGGGCGACAAGGTGCAACTCGTGGGCGACGACCTGCTCGTGACCAACGCGTCGTTCGTGCGCAAGGCGTTGGCGCAGAAGGCGGCCAACGCGGTGCTGGTGAAGGTGAACCAGATCGGCACGCTGAGCGAGACGCTCGAGACGGTGAACCTGGCGCAGCGGAACAGCTGGGGCGCGGTGATGTCGCACCGCTCGGGCGAGACCGAGGATTCGACGATCGCGGACATCGCGGTGGCGACGAACTGCGGCCAGATCAAGACCGGCGCGCCGTGCCGCAGCGATCGGAACGCGAAGTACAACCAGTTGATCCGCATCGCGGAGGAACTGGGCGACGCGGGCGTGTACGGGTCGTGGGTGTGGAACCGCGGGTGA
- a CDS encoding ferritin-like domain-containing protein translates to MAKKTPAAKNSTAPSSVDASKINAILDALHHAYNAELETVINYLAASNNLDGVLAQEIKESLAADIEEELNHAKMLANRIKILGGRAKGSMELKMSQRAMQPTDDATDVTAVIKGVIAAEDDAIASYRRIIELADGVDYVTQDLAIEIMGDEEEHRREFLGFLRGFERHGFDKK, encoded by the coding sequence TTGGCGAAGAAGACCCCAGCAGCGAAGAACTCCACCGCCCCCTCCTCCGTCGACGCGAGCAAGATCAACGCGATCCTCGACGCGCTCCACCACGCCTACAACGCCGAACTCGAGACCGTCATCAACTACCTCGCCGCCTCGAACAACCTCGACGGCGTGCTGGCGCAGGAGATCAAGGAATCCCTCGCCGCCGACATCGAGGAAGAACTCAACCACGCCAAGATGCTCGCCAACCGGATCAAGATCCTCGGCGGGCGCGCGAAGGGCTCGATGGAATTGAAGATGTCGCAGAGGGCGATGCAGCCCACCGACGACGCCACCGATGTCACCGCCGTCATCAAGGGCGTGATCGCCGCCGAGGACGACGCCATCGCGAGCTACCGCAGGATCATCGAACTGGCCGACGGCGTGGACTATGTCACCCAGGACCTCGCCATCGAGATCATGGGCGACGAGGAAGAGCACCGGCGCGAGTTCCTCGGCTTCCTGCGAGGGTTCGAGCGCCACGGGTTTGACAAGAAGTGA
- the dnaK gene encoding molecular chaperone DnaK: MSKIIGIDLGTTNSVVAVMEGGQPKVLINSAGTRTTPSVVGFTEKGERLVGQAAKHQQVTNPKNTVFSIKRFMGRRHDEVLGEEKLVPYEIIGGPTDLVKVRVRGKEFTPPEVSAMILQELKKVAEDYLGEKVDRAVITVPAYFNDAQRQATKDAGEIAGLKVERIINEPTAAALAYGLEKKKNAKIAVFDLGGGTFDISILDIGDGVFEVISTNGDGHLGGDDFDQKLIDFVAESFRKKEGIDLKKDAMALQRLKEACEKAKMELSQQMETTINLPFITADQSGPKHLQETISRAKFEQLCEDLFRRLTEPCKQALKDGKLSAKDIDEVVMVGGSTRIPRVQEIAKQVFETTELDKSINPDEVVAVGAAIQGGVLQGDVKDVLLLDVTPLSLGVETMGGVMTVLIPRNTTIPTSKKETFSTAADNQTSVEIKVYQGERQLAGDNRLLGRFELTGIPTAPRGVPQIEVEFNIDANGILNVKATDKASNKSQHIEIKGSSGLSQDEIDRMRRDAEANAEADKSRRELIDAKNKGDSVLYQTRKALEEHGGKVSSEVRGNIESALNSLESALKGEDKGPIERAIAEVEKVSMELGKAMYEQAKSTTGGEGAAEPKPGATSGGAGGKDDDVIDAEYEVKD, encoded by the coding sequence ATGTCCAAGATCATCGGCATCGACCTGGGAACGACCAACTCGGTGGTCGCCGTCATGGAGGGCGGCCAGCCCAAGGTCCTCATCAACTCCGCCGGCACTCGCACCACCCCCTCGGTCGTCGGCTTCACCGAGAAGGGTGAGCGACTCGTCGGGCAGGCGGCCAAGCACCAGCAGGTCACCAACCCCAAGAACACCGTTTTCTCGATCAAGCGCTTCATGGGTCGTCGCCACGACGAGGTCCTGGGCGAGGAGAAGCTCGTCCCCTACGAGATCATCGGGGGGCCGACCGACCTCGTGAAGGTGCGCGTCCGCGGCAAGGAGTTCACTCCCCCGGAAGTCAGCGCGATGATCCTCCAGGAACTCAAGAAGGTCGCCGAGGATTACCTCGGTGAGAAGGTCGATCGCGCGGTCATCACCGTGCCCGCCTACTTCAACGACGCGCAGCGCCAGGCCACCAAGGACGCCGGCGAGATCGCCGGCCTCAAGGTCGAGCGCATCATCAACGAACCCACCGCCGCGGCCCTCGCCTACGGGCTCGAGAAAAAGAAGAACGCCAAGATCGCGGTCTTCGACCTGGGCGGCGGCACCTTCGACATCTCCATCCTCGACATCGGCGACGGCGTGTTCGAGGTGATCTCCACCAACGGCGACGGGCACCTGGGCGGCGATGACTTCGACCAGAAACTCATCGACTTCGTCGCCGAGTCCTTCCGCAAGAAGGAGGGCATCGACCTCAAGAAGGACGCGATGGCGCTCCAGCGCCTCAAGGAGGCGTGCGAGAAGGCCAAGATGGAACTCTCCCAGCAGATGGAGACCACCATCAACCTGCCCTTCATCACCGCCGATCAGAGCGGGCCCAAGCACCTCCAGGAGACCATCAGCCGCGCCAAGTTCGAGCAGCTGTGCGAGGACCTGTTCCGCCGCCTGACCGAGCCCTGCAAGCAGGCGCTCAAGGACGGCAAGCTCAGCGCCAAGGACATCGACGAGGTCGTGATGGTCGGCGGCTCGACGCGCATCCCGCGCGTGCAGGAGATCGCCAAGCAGGTCTTCGAGACCACCGAGCTCGACAAGTCGATCAACCCCGACGAGGTCGTCGCCGTCGGCGCCGCGATCCAGGGCGGCGTGCTGCAGGGCGATGTGAAGGATGTCCTCCTGCTCGATGTGACCCCGCTCTCGCTGGGCGTCGAGACCATGGGCGGCGTAATGACGGTGCTCATCCCGCGCAACACCACCATCCCCACGAGCAAGAAGGAAACCTTCTCGACCGCCGCCGACAACCAGACGAGCGTCGAGATCAAGGTCTATCAGGGCGAGCGCCAACTCGCGGGCGACAACCGCCTGCTCGGGCGCTTCGAACTGACGGGGATCCCCACCGCGCCGCGCGGCGTGCCGCAGATCGAGGTCGAGTTCAACATCGACGCCAACGGCATCCTGAACGTGAAGGCGACCGACAAGGCGTCGAACAAGAGCCAGCACATCGAGATCAAGGGCAGCAGCGGGCTGTCGCAGGACGAGATCGATCGCATGCGCCGCGACGCCGAGGCCAACGCCGAGGCGGACAAGTCTCGGCGCGAGCTGATCGACGCCAAGAACAAGGGCGACTCGGTCCTCTACCAGACCCGCAAGGCGCTCGAGGAGCACGGCGGCAAGGTCTCGTCCGAGGTCCGCGGCAACATCGAGTCGGCCCTCAACTCGCTCGAGAGCGCGCTCAAGGGTGAGGACAAGGGCCCCATCGAGCGAGCCATCGCCGAGGTCGAGAAGGTCAGCATGGAGCTGGGCAAGGCGATGTACGAGCAGGCCAAGTCGACCACCGGCGGCGAAGGCGCCGCCGAGCCCAAGCCGGGCGCAACCTCTGGCGGCGCAGGCGGTAAGGACGACGACGTGATCGACGCCGAGTACGAGGTGAAGGATTGA
- a CDS encoding EVE domain-containing protein, protein MATLLLKTEPGEYSFDDLLREKRCAWTGVANNAAQKHMRDAKKGDEAFVYHTGDEKAIVGLATLVSDPYPDPDDDTGKRVVFDLKPGKRAKTPVTLAQVKADARFKDFALVKQARLSVMPVPADLDKALRAMAGL, encoded by the coding sequence ATGGCTACGCTGCTGCTCAAGACCGAGCCGGGTGAGTATTCCTTCGACGACCTGCTGCGCGAGAAGCGCTGCGCGTGGACGGGCGTCGCGAACAACGCGGCCCAGAAGCACATGCGCGACGCGAAGAAGGGCGACGAGGCGTTCGTCTATCACACGGGCGACGAGAAGGCGATCGTCGGGCTCGCGACGCTGGTGAGCGACCCGTACCCAGACCCCGATGACGACACGGGCAAGCGCGTGGTGTTCGACCTCAAGCCCGGGAAGCGTGCGAAGACGCCCGTGACGCTGGCGCAGGTGAAGGCGGACGCGCGGTTCAAGGACTTCGCGCTGGTGAAGCAGGCGCGTCTCAGCGTGATGCCGGTGCCCGCCGATCTCGACAAGGCCCTTCGCGCGATGGCTGGGTTGTAA